In the genome of Plasmodium cynomolgi strain B DNA, scaffold: 0710, whole genome shotgun sequence, the window taACGATAAGCAAGATGTATTCTCTCAATACGATGGGATATACCAAATATGTTTgatgtttgcaaaaaatttgaaagaaaTAGACCAGATAATGAAAACATTAAGTGATAGTAATGAACGATGtagatatttatatttctggacaaatgatcaaataaaaatgttggaTTCTAATCATAAAGTCCAAGGTAATGCAATATATTCTATCGCTACAgcattattttatgtat includes:
- a CDS encoding hypothetical protein (putative); this translates as QDVFSQYDGIYQICLMFAKNLKEIDQIMKTLSDSNERCRYLYFWTNDQIKMLDSNHKVQGNAIYSIATALFYRIIAKIYVHLNIIMILTRTYRKNGNNYMIILEIKMIYQD